CCAACATTCCACTCCACCCCTCCTGAGAACCAAGCGTTAAGAATCGCTAAATTTCCAGGCTGGAATACCGGATTGCGGTAGAGAATTTCTTTATTCGTTCGTTTATCTACTAAAGAATATAATCGCCCTCCATATTCAGGTAGAAATACTGCCTTCAATATATCATTTTCCAAAGTAACCGTTTGCAAGATTAGATCCTTTCGTTCTCTTGAATAACGATCCTGCATCTGATAGGGTAACATTCTTTCCCCTGTCTCATACCCCAAATTGATGCGATGCTCAGTCAGCAGTGTTCCATTGTCAGGCACGATTCGATGATGCTCCCGGTTACGGAACATTGGAAGTGGATTGACTCCAGAAAGAGCCGATCCTTGAATAGTCATTGTAGAAGAATGTACACGCATTTCAGTTCACACCTCTCATTTCATTTTAGTATTCACTTCATCTATCATTTGATTTAAGCCCTTTGCCTGATATTCAGCAACAATTTTTACCCATTCCTGTTCTACTGGTGATTTGCTCACCATTACACGAATTAAATCCTCATAATCCAATATTTTAAATTTATCTTTTGTTGGCGTTGACATGTAGGTAAGGGCACTATTAAAGCTCTGCTCAGTAGTATGACTTAGAGAATAATCCAATAACACCTGTTGTGCTTGGTAGGCTTCAGGTGATATCCCGGAGTAATCCGCACTCATCTTGAACATCCCGTCCCAATCCAGAAGATAAGCGAATGCCGAAAATTGTTTATATTTTTCTTGAATATTTACACCTGGGTGCAGTGAAGTAATTACATTACCCTGCTTCACATAATCTATATCTAGTTGTCCGTAGTGCCTCATTTCTTGGAACTCAGATGTATTCATGAAATCGAACAACTGCAGAATACGCTTCAGCTTCCTATCATCCACATTTGCAGAGATGTAGCTTTCCGACCAATAGCTTTTGAAGACTGCATGATATTGCTTCCCGTCTACTGATTTTAGAGGCTTTAATAACTTCACCTTGTCATAGAAGGTACGATCCTCGGGATATTGCTTCAACCAACGATCATGATAAACATACTTATCCAGAGAATAGACAGTGCCTGACATCAATAATGCTGCCGACTTACCGTTCGCAAATTTATCGTAAGCCATCATCCCCCGCGTAGCCATTAAATCTGGATCGATCAATCCTGCGTCATAGAAGTCCCGGATCATCTGCAATGAAGGGAGGGCATTCTTCGAGAATGTAGCCGGAATATACTGCCCATTCTCAAGAATCCATTTAAAATCGCTGCCACTACCATCACTTGTCGCGACTGGATTGCTATATAGCCAGAATAAACCGCCGATCAAAATATTGCTGACACTAGTGAGACCCGTGATTTGATATTGCTCAGGATCCATCTTCACTATAGCGGCAAGCATTGTTTTAAATTCTTCCCATGTCTCTGGTTCCTTCGTGATCCCAGCTTGCTGCGCCAAATCCCAACGGTAGGCAACAATTCGATCTAGAACATTGTAATCTGTATTCTCATAGGATTGACGAGGAATGGAATAGAACTGACCCGCCTGCTTCATATATTGAAAGTCTGGTGATGATAAATAATGGCCCAAATTAGGATATTCTGATAAATCTTGCGGCAGTGGACGAATCACACCGTGAGCAATCCAATTTTTGAGATACTCTGAGGTTACAGCATCTACGGCAAAAATATCAGGTAGATTTCCTGAAGAAGCCCAGATTTGATATTGCTGTATATAATCCGAATCCGTAATAGGGATAGGTTTGATTCGTATATTCAGCTTCTCCTCTAGCTGTTTTAAGAGTGGATCAGGACCTTGATATGACTCAGCAAAATTCCACATGGCTACCGAGATTTCAATGGGTTCATTCTCACTATCAACAGATGTGCTGCCCACGCTCACTCGTTCACAACCGCTTCCCAGCGCTATTATCAAAATTACGAATAATAACCCTACCCGTGACAATTTGCTACTTCGCATACGAATACCCCCAGGTCATTCATCATGCTAACCATGACGATAATGTTCTTTGCGAAATTGGCCAGGAGTCTTTTGCGTTTCCTTCTTAAACTTTCGTATGAAATAGAAATAATCCTTAAAGCCAATATTTTCAGAAATTTCACGGATAGACAATGTCGTCGTGTGCAGCAGGTCCTGTGCCGTTCGCATTCGAGCTGCAGTTAAATACTCTGTAAAGGTTAGTCCTAATTCACGCTTAAACAGCTGACTCAGATAGTTCGGATTTAAATAATAGCGTTTCGCAAGCTCCTGAATCGTAATATCACTCATATAATTATCGTCTACGAACTTTAAAATTTGTTGGAGACTATTATTTTTGGTATCCTGCAACATGCTAGTAGCTGTATTGCCCTTATTAAGAATTTCAATGGCCTTCTGCAATAATTCAGCGATCTCATCCTCGTCAAATGGCTTTAAGCAATACCCTAGTACTCGGTACATTATAGATCGCTGCGCATAAGAAAAATCCGCATACCCGCTAATAATTACAAACTGGATTTTCGGATCAATTTCCTGTATTTTTTCTATTAAATCTAAGCCGGACAACCCCGGCATACGAATATCTGTGAATACAATATGCGGCTTTATCTCTTGCACAAGCTGTAGTGCTTGATCTGCATTATTCGCTTTACCCGCTACGCACACGCCTGACTTCTCCCAGTCAACTCCATTCTCCAAGCTTTTCAACACCCGATTCTCATCATCTACTAGAAGTACCTTATACATAGTCTACCTCCTAAGGCATGTCATGATGGACTGGCATCCGTATTTGAATTCGAGTTCCTACATCTAGAGTACTGTCAAAGCATAGTCCATATCTATCACCATAAGCCAAGCGAATACGATTATGCACATTAAACAGACCAATGCTGTCCGTTTCCTTTAAATACCGTCCTTCATGACTAATCCTTGATGTAAACTCATTCAGCTTTTGTTGAATTTCAGCGACACGTTCAGAAGCGACTCCAATTCCATCATCCTCGATGGTGATGACAAGCGTCTGATCCTCTTCAATTTCTGCAGCAACTATCAGCTTGCCCTTATGTAGCTTCGGCTCCAAACCGTGATAAATCGCATTTTCTACTAATGGTTGCAGAATCATTTTCATCACGGGTACTTTTAAAGCCTCCTCAGTGAAATGATACTCCACAGAGAATCGATCCTCGAAGCGAACGAGCTGCAGGTACACATACGATTTCACAGCAGCCAGCTCCTGCTCTAACGCAACATACCCCGTACCTCTAATACTGTAATGAAACAGTTTCCCAAGTGCCTTGGTCATGGCTACAATTCGATGCGACTCTTCTTCCTGAGCAATACCCCTAATGGACTCTAGCGTATTATTTAGAAAATGAGGATTAATCTGACTCCGCAAATAGGCTGATGCCGCCTTCTCCTTCTCAATCTCTGCTGCAAGTAGATTTGTTGTTGTCGAAACCAACTGTTGCGTTAATGTGTTGATCTCAGAGAGCATTGCGTTTAGTTCGTCTGCCACGATCTTCATTTCGATACTACCCTTTAATTCTAGCTTAGATTCAAGATTGTTTAGGTTACCACGCTTAATACTTTTCATAAATTTCACTAATTTCTGCATTGGCTGAATGACTCCGCTTACAATAACTACAAAGGGAAGTACCATCAGAAGTAAAACAACGAACACAATCATCATAATCCGCAGCCTAATTACTGCTAGCTCCTGCAACAAGCTCTCATTTGGAATTAGGGCAAGAATAGACCCCCGCAGCGGCTTTGCCGGTTCAATCAAGACACTTCCCTTGACCTTGCCAATAGTAAACATATGATCCTCATCATATTGCTCACCTGGCTTCCACTGTGATAGAATCAGCGAAATATCTTGTGCATAGATTTCAGGATAGACCTTCGACTTATCATCAATCATATAAAACTGAACACCAGAAGAGGACTGCTCTCGATCTTGATTAAAGTATAGTCCCCCCACATTTACAATAACTGCGATATAACCTATCGAGCTTCCCATCGTCCCATCACTCGAATTCGTTGAAATCACTTGTTGAGCAAAAAAGATTCCTTTAATATCCGAAGCCTGATACGAAATATTTTGAAGTCCGCTGACGTATATCTCATCGCTATGCAAAATATCCTGTTCATATTGCTGAATCGTATTGATTCCACCATTCAAGCTATACTTAGCTCCCGCGTAACCGATAATTACAATATCCTCGACTCCACTTCTTCCGGCTTTTAGAGAAACAATTTTACGATCCAGGTCTTTTGTCATTGGATAAGCGGCATCGGCATCGGTCTGCATCATAAATTCCTGAATCGTGGGATCAAAGGCGAGACTAATCATCATTTGATTCATTTCATTGTAGCTCTCCGATATATCCTGCTGGAACTTTGTAACAATATCAGCGGTAAACTTTTTATTATTCTGAATGACGATATTTGACGTTTGAACATACATGGAATAAATGATGATGAGCATGATGACGAGAAAACAAGCGACGGCAATTCCGATCTGTGTTTTAATTCTCATCTGTGAAAATCACCATCCCCCATCCACACTTAAGTTAAGCTAAAACGCCTTCGGCGTCTTTTTAAGGACGGTACGCGTTTATCGTTTAAATTATTCGTGCAAACTCTTCTAATTCCTTGCTAGCTTCTTCATATTCTCCTAACCTTTAACAGCGCCAACTGTAATTCCTGCAACAATCTTTTTAGAAATGAAAATGTAGAGAATAAAGGTGGGCAGGAATACGATCATCGCAGCAGCAAAAATACCAGCGTAGTTACCCGTGTTAGTAAAGCCCTGCACGATGAATTGTAAGGCCAGCGCTAAAGTATAAGTCTTCGGATTGTTCGCAAAGATGAGTGCGTAGAAATATTCGTTCCAAATGGACATAAAGTTAAAAATGGTGAGCGTAATAATCCCAGGCTGTGCCATCGGCATGATGACCTTAATGAAGGTTCGGATCGTTCCACATCCATCAACAGCTGCAGCTTCTTCAAGCTCTCGAGGTATGGAGGAAAAGAATCCAGATAGCAGGAATACGCCATACGGTACACTTGTTGCAATGTAAATAAGCACAAGTGTAGCAACCGATCCGGTTAAATTCAATTGTGTAAACAAGGTGAAAATCGGAATGGCAATTAACATCCCCGGAATGGACATTGCTGAGATAAACATCATATTGACTAGCTTTTTCCCAAAAAAATTAACACGTCCGACAATATAAGCTGCAGGAGCCGCAATGATAACAATACCGACACAAGCAGCAACGGTGTAAAAGGTACTATTGAAAAAATAACGTGCCATTTCCTGATTTTTAAACAGACTGCTATAATTAGACCACTTCAGCCCACCGCTCAGTAGCGTATTAGAGAAAATCTCTCTTGTTGTACTGAGTGACGCAAGAATAGCGAATCCGAACAACGCAACCAGGAATAAAAGCCAAGCATAGAGTGGTATATACCGAACAATAGCGATTTTACTGCTCCGCATTGAAGCTTCCCTCCTTTAATATTCTAACCGCTCTTTACGGAAGAAGAGATTAATGATGTATGACAAAATAAGAATCGCGAGTGTAATCAAGACCCCAACCGTAGCACCAGAGCCAATATTAAAATCTTCAACCTGATAGACCGTACGCTCTGCTCCAAATACCTTTAAATACATATAATAACCTGGCGTGGCTGTTTTAGAGCTTTGAAGTCCGCCTGACCCGAAGGTTGCAGACCAAACAAAGAAATTTATCGCACCGATAGTCCATAGAATAATTGTTGTTCGTAATACATCCTTTACAAGAGGTAGCGTAATTCGGAAAAATTTATAAAACGCATTAGCCCCCTCCAAGTTTGCAGCCTCATAATAATCATGGGGAATACGATCCATGCCAGCATTAAGAATCAATAAATAATAGCCAATGGAGCTAAAGCAATAGGCGATGAGCATCGCCATAAAGATATGACCATCCTCAGTCCACTGTATATTTGCCAAATAATCTAGTCCAATTGTACGGAAGAAGGTAGTCAGAAAACCGTAATCTGAATTGTAAATATAATGAAGCCATACGATAGAGAGGACAACTGCTGAGACCGTATTCGGTAGAAAAATAATGGAACGGAAAAAGGTTTTTCCTTTCACACCAGAGCTGAGAATTACAGCATATAAGAAAGCAAAAAAGAAGGTAATTAATCCGCCGACAATCCAAATGACCAAGACATTTTTTGCAGAATCCATAAAATATGAATTTTGAAACAAAGAGGTATAGTTCTCAAATCCAACAAAGCTCCAATCCTTCAGCTTACTCGACAAAGTCGGGATATTAAAAAAGCTCATGGCAAGCGACCTTAACGTTGGATATAAGAAGATGGCGAGATAAATACATACTGCTGGCAATATAAACAATGCAATGATTGATTTGCGAATCTTCATGGTACCACCCTCCGAATGAAGATTATTTAGAGGACTGCAGTGAGTTAACCGCAGCCCTCCTGTTAGAATCCTCTATTAATGTTTATTTACCTTTATATTATTTTTGAGCTGCTGCACTCATTTTGGCTACATATTCATCGGCAGTCATCTTGCTCGTTACTAGCTCCATGAAGACAGGAATGACGGTTCCAGTGGAGAAATCACCACCATTATCAATACCACCAGCCCAAGGGATGTTGACCTTTGCATTATTAAAAGCGGTCTCAGCATCTGCTAATGTACTAGGCCATGTGGAACCTACAGTAGCAGGGATCGATTGCGTATCCTTTGCCATGAGATCTTGTGTCGACTTTGAAACCAGATATTTCACGAATTCGAAGGCTGCTGGAATGTTCTTGCTGTTCTTGTTTAGTAGAAGGCCTTGTGCACCGAAGTTAAGATTTTGTTGACCACCTTTATCACCGCCATTTGCAATGGTCGGGAACTGGAATGAACCCCATTTGAAGTCTGGTCCTGCAGTTTCAGCTACTTCATTCGGCAACCAAGTACCGTTCAAATACATCGCTGATTTGCCAAGTGCCAGCTCTTGCTGTGCTGCCGGATATTTAAAGCCAGCGATTTTGCTGGAGAAATAACCTTTCTCACGCATCGTCACGATGTCATTCGCAAATTGCTTAACGATTGGATCCTTCCACATCTCACCAGTCTTATCTTTCACTAGCTGATCAACCCAATCAGCGCCCATTGCGCTAGATAAATATCCGCCGATGAACACATTGCGATAGGCATCATCAAATGTGACTGGTGATACACCAGATTTCTTCAATGCTTCACAAGCAACCAGGAATTCTTCCCATGTGGTCGGAGCGCTGGTTACGCCAGCTTTTTCAAAGGCTTCCTTGTTATAAAAGAACACTACTGCGTAAGGTGCTTGTGGTATTGCGTAGTATCCTTCCTCTAAGCCGGCAGGAACCGCTAACGATTTCGTCCAGCTCATAAGACTTGGAATTAAGGATTGCTCCACGGTTGAACCAGAGACATCAATGGATGGCTGCTGCAAGAGATCATCAATTTTGAGTACATTATCCTTCATCGCTGGAATCGTAACGGATGGGTCTCCCTCGAAGATATCCACCACTTCCCCACCATCGATAGCAGGCTTAACTAACTTCTTAATATCGCGACCTACAAACTTGATTTCAAGCTCTACCTTTGGATTTGCAGCCTTAAACTCATCTGCAGCCTTATTGTAAACAGTAGCCATTGGTTCTGTGTTACTGTACATGGACCAGAATACAACTTTTCCTTCAAGGGCTGATTCTTCTTTCGAGGTTTGATCATTAGATGCTGCAGCTTGCTCGGTGGCAGCTGGCTTCTCCGTCGGTGTAGCGCTTTCATTTGCTGGCGCATTATTTCCACTGCAGCCGCTGATGACAGTAAGTAGCAATGTCGAAGCAAGAAGCATTGTTGAAAGCGTTCTTCTACGTTTAGTCATTCCTATTTCCCCCTCGTATTGTTTATGAAATCTTGTTGATTTCTAACTTGAGTATATGAAATTAGGAATTCGAGCGGTATGAAGAAGAGTTATGTAAAAATGGACTGTAGTTAGGGTGTTCAGTACAAGAGCAAAAAAAAGAGCTGCCAATGTTAGCAGCCCTTCCATTACTTATATCTTCTTCATTAATTCGTAATTATCCATTTTTGTCGATCAAGGGTAGGATCAAGCTCGCTTAGAGACAGTGTCGTTCCATCCGTTGATACTTCCAGCGCTTTCTTATGATGAGCAGAAATAATACTTGTGGTACCATCATCATTCTTCTGAAGAATCCAACGCTGATTGTTATATCCGAGATAATGGTACAACTGAATTTTATTTTGCCCTGTGTCTAGATCAAGCGCCTGACCGGCTGTTGTACGAATGGAATAGGAACCTGCATCGTCCCCTGTCGGCACGAATACCCACTTCTGATCCGTAGAATTATTCGCATCCTTCAGAGTAACAGCTTCACCATTTGCAAGATTTGCTGTATAGAGAGATTTCTGAAGTTCTGCATTTACTAGACTGGATGTAGTCAAGTTGGCAGGTGTTTCTCCGCTCACATTAACGTTCTGATATGACACATATCCACCAAATACATGTAGTCCAAAGCGACCCTCTGCAAATGTGCCATCCTGTAGGTCGATCACTTTCCGCCCGTCCACATAAACCACAATATGTGGGCCCTTCGCTTCGATTTTCACTTTATAGGTTTGACCCGGTTGAATGAATGTCGGAACCTTGGCCAGAATTTGACGCTCTTCAAAACGGCCGTCGATTTTATAAAATAGACGGATGGACTTCATATTCGGATCCAGATTTAAGTAGTATCCACTGCGTCCATCTTCGCTGGCACGGAACAACATTGAGCCTGCTCCTCCGGATTTACCTAACATCATATCTGCTTCATAAGTAAAATCACCCGCCTGCTTCTCTGCGATATAATTCGCGTCACTAAAGTAATTTCCACGAATTCCATTTTCACCAATAACCCAGGAGGCTGCTGATAGATCTTTAGTCCACCCACTTAAGTTCGTATGAAATTCACCACCAGATACCTTAACTAATACGCTTGCTGATGTCTTCCCATTTGGAGTAGAGACGGTAATGATAGACTCGCCTTCTTTTTTTCCTACAATGGTTGCCTGTGAATTATCTACCACGTTTAGTTCAACTACATCTTTGTTACTGGAATTCCACTTAAGCGGCTGTGCACCATTACCTGTACCATTCTCTACCATCGCCAGGAGTGTGTCGCTTTGCCCTTCACTGAGCTCACGATCATTTGTATCCATCATTATCTTGGTAGACGAACCGGACTCCTGATTCCATACAGAACCTAACCGATTCACCGTCAGAGATACGACTTTTACGTTGCCACCTTTGGTGTAAAAGCTCAAAGCTCTGCTGGCAGGATCCGGAAAAATGACATCAGAGAAAACGACTTTACCGTTGTTACCAAAAACCTCAATAGATGACTCGTCTACAAGAATACGCATCTTAACACGCTTGTTCTCCGTTTGCATTGCCGCTTCATGTCTTGTACTAAATAGACTCGAAAAATCCGTCAAACCAGATGCAGACCGATCCACGAAAATCCGGCTCTCACTAGGTTTATATCCAACAACCGTTTTTTGACTTCCCCCTACACGAACGTTAAAGCCAAATTCACTTACCTGACTACCTGCCGGAATTTCCATTTCAGCTTCAATCTCGTATGCACCAGAAGTAACGCCTTTCAGTAGATTCTGAGAAGAAGGACTCACCACTTTGTTAGCAGAAGAATACAGCTGACTACGCAGCGATTCCAACTCCTTGATCGGGCTTTGAGCGAGCTGAATCCCATCTTTAGTCGTTACTAATGAGACTTCTCTTGGGATTGACAGTACGCCTTTCCATTGGGTCGTTGGGAAAGCAAACGGATAGTCCCAGTTTGTCATCCACGCCATCATTACGCTGCGATGATCTGGCATGTTCGAAAAAGACATCGAAGCGTAGAATTCTTTTCCAAAATCTGTTCGCAATACTTTCCCTGCAGGATTATCATTAACGAATTTACCTTCCGCTGTTAAATGACCCACAAAAT
This window of the Paenibacillus sp. FSL R10-2734 genome carries:
- a CDS encoding extracellular solute-binding protein, with product MRSSKLSRVGLLFVILIIALGSGCERVSVGSTSVDSENEPIEISVAMWNFAESYQGPDPLLKQLEEKLNIRIKPIPITDSDYIQQYQIWASSGNLPDIFAVDAVTSEYLKNWIAHGVIRPLPQDLSEYPNLGHYLSSPDFQYMKQAGQFYSIPRQSYENTDYNVLDRIVAYRWDLAQQAGITKEPETWEEFKTMLAAIVKMDPEQYQITGLTSVSNILIGGLFWLYSNPVATSDGSGSDFKWILENGQYIPATFSKNALPSLQMIRDFYDAGLIDPDLMATRGMMAYDKFANGKSAALLMSGTVYSLDKYVYHDRWLKQYPEDRTFYDKVKLLKPLKSVDGKQYHAVFKSYWSESYISANVDDRKLKRILQLFDFMNTSEFQEMRHYGQLDIDYVKQGNVITSLHPGVNIQEKYKQFSAFAYLLDWDGMFKMSADYSGISPEAYQAQQVLLDYSLSHTTEQSFNSALTYMSTPTKDKFKILDYEDLIRVMVSKSPVEQEWVKIVAEYQAKGLNQMIDEVNTKMK
- a CDS encoding response regulator, producing MYKVLLVDDENRVLKSLENGVDWEKSGVCVAGKANNADQALQLVQEIKPHIVFTDIRMPGLSGLDLIEKIQEIDPKIQFVIISGYADFSYAQRSIMYRVLGYCLKPFDEDEIAELLQKAIEILNKGNTATSMLQDTKNNSLQQILKFVDDNYMSDITIQELAKRYYLNPNYLSQLFKRELGLTFTEYLTAARMRTAQDLLHTTTLSIREISENIGFKDYFYFIRKFKKETQKTPGQFRKEHYRHG
- a CDS encoding histidine kinase, producing MRIKTQIGIAVACFLVIMLIIIYSMYVQTSNIVIQNNKKFTADIVTKFQQDISESYNEMNQMMISLAFDPTIQEFMMQTDADAAYPMTKDLDRKIVSLKAGRSGVEDIVIIGYAGAKYSLNGGINTIQQYEQDILHSDEIYVSGLQNISYQASDIKGIFFAQQVISTNSSDGTMGSSIGYIAVIVNVGGLYFNQDREQSSSGVQFYMIDDKSKVYPEIYAQDISLILSQWKPGEQYDEDHMFTIGKVKGSVLIEPAKPLRGSILALIPNESLLQELAVIRLRIMMIVFVVLLLMVLPFVVIVSGVIQPMQKLVKFMKSIKRGNLNNLESKLELKGSIEMKIVADELNAMLSEINTLTQQLVSTTTNLLAAEIEKEKAASAYLRSQINPHFLNNTLESIRGIAQEEESHRIVAMTKALGKLFHYSIRGTGYVALEQELAAVKSYVYLQLVRFEDRFSVEYHFTEEALKVPVMKMILQPLVENAIYHGLEPKLHKGKLIVAAEIEEDQTLVITIEDDGIGVASERVAEIQQKLNEFTSRISHEGRYLKETDSIGLFNVHNRIRLAYGDRYGLCFDSTLDVGTRIQIRMPVHHDMP
- a CDS encoding carbohydrate ABC transporter permease: MRSSKIAIVRYIPLYAWLLFLVALFGFAILASLSTTREIFSNTLLSGGLKWSNYSSLFKNQEMARYFFNSTFYTVAACVGIVIIAAPAAYIVGRVNFFGKKLVNMMFISAMSIPGMLIAIPIFTLFTQLNLTGSVATLVLIYIATSVPYGVFLLSGFFSSIPRELEEAAAVDGCGTIRTFIKVIMPMAQPGIITLTIFNFMSIWNEYFYALIFANNPKTYTLALALQFIVQGFTNTGNYAGIFAAAMIVFLPTFILYIFISKKIVAGITVGAVKG
- a CDS encoding sugar ABC transporter permease; translation: MKIRKSIIALFILPAVCIYLAIFLYPTLRSLAMSFFNIPTLSSKLKDWSFVGFENYTSLFQNSYFMDSAKNVLVIWIVGGLITFFFAFLYAVILSSGVKGKTFFRSIIFLPNTVSAVVLSIVWLHYIYNSDYGFLTTFFRTIGLDYLANIQWTEDGHIFMAMLIAYCFSSIGYYLLILNAGMDRIPHDYYEAANLEGANAFYKFFRITLPLVKDVLRTTIILWTIGAINFFVWSATFGSGGLQSSKTATPGYYMYLKVFGAERTVYQVEDFNIGSGATVGVLITLAILILSYIINLFFRKERLEY
- a CDS encoding extracellular solute-binding protein, producing the protein MTKRRRTLSTMLLASTLLLTVISGCSGNNAPANESATPTEKPAATEQAAASNDQTSKEESALEGKVVFWSMYSNTEPMATVYNKAADEFKAANPKVELEIKFVGRDIKKLVKPAIDGGEVVDIFEGDPSVTIPAMKDNVLKIDDLLQQPSIDVSGSTVEQSLIPSLMSWTKSLAVPAGLEEGYYAIPQAPYAVVFFYNKEAFEKAGVTSAPTTWEEFLVACEALKKSGVSPVTFDDAYRNVFIGGYLSSAMGADWVDQLVKDKTGEMWKDPIVKQFANDIVTMREKGYFSSKIAGFKYPAAQQELALGKSAMYLNGTWLPNEVAETAGPDFKWGSFQFPTIANGGDKGGQQNLNFGAQGLLLNKNSKNIPAAFEFVKYLVSKSTQDLMAKDTQSIPATVGSTWPSTLADAETAFNNAKVNIPWAGGIDNGGDFSTGTVIPVFMELVTSKMTADEYVAKMSAAAQK
- a CDS encoding GH32 C-terminal domain-containing protein, with translation MIEKEKRVKKMGNKGKVALGFLMATGLVMTSAGIYVANPDTGWAALADQEVRKQAKEGLSIFESVTKVNTNLTGWQIKGKGKLVDTPEGILLTSDPKENVMAISETVSEDFIYEADVMIKDMKADATLLFRSNEEGWGSYMLQIVPNAGMIRLRDASGGDGKLKEERKVTVKEGEIYHLKVKAVGPSLKVYWGNEYKPVIEVQDSAYRTGKLGLNVWDGSALFQNIIVSDLKGNLGAVVTNQGQWQPNINGKEGMVVNQSKSQQIYNKQAADFVYEGNISLHPDSVAALSFRSSADGTKGYEAALTKEGNQVRVSLTKADGTIIASSQHTYPSQSGAKHHVEIKAKGNRIQVFLDGYTPAAIDITDKTYTDGFTGIVVKQGTAYFQDTYVTEASSYYNEKYRPQYHYTPIRGSASDPNGLVYFEGEYHLFHQDGGTWAHSVSQDMLNWKRLPIALPWNDHGHVWSGSAVADLTNASGLFGDSGGKGLIAYYTSYNPDGPNGNQRIGLAYSKDQGRTWEYSKERPIVIGNPGDNGEEPGGWDFRDPKVIRDNDNNRWIMVVSGGDHIRFFTSTNLLDWTLTDRWGYGDYVRGGVWECPDLLQLSVDGTSQKKWVLMISTGANSKTGGSDAEYFVGHLTAEGKFVNDNPAGKVLRTDFGKEFYASMSFSNMPDHRSVMMAWMTNWDYPFAFPTTQWKGVLSIPREVSLVTTKDGIQLAQSPIKELESLRSQLYSSANKVVSPSSQNLLKGVTSGAYEIEAEMEIPAGSQVSEFGFNVRVGGSQKTVVGYKPSESRIFVDRSASGLTDFSSLFSTRHEAAMQTENKRVKMRILVDESSIEVFGNNGKVVFSDVIFPDPASRALSFYTKGGNVKVVSLTVNRLGSVWNQESGSSTKIMMDTNDRELSEGQSDTLLAMVENGTGNGAQPLKWNSSNKDVVELNVVDNSQATIVGKKEGESIITVSTPNGKTSASVLVKVSGGEFHTNLSGWTKDLSAASWVIGENGIRGNYFSDANYIAEKQAGDFTYEADMMLGKSGGAGSMLFRASEDGRSGYYLNLDPNMKSIRLFYKIDGRFEERQILAKVPTFIQPGQTYKVKIEAKGPHIVVYVDGRKVIDLQDGTFAEGRFGLHVFGGYVSYQNVNVSGETPANLTTSSLVNAELQKSLYTANLANGEAVTLKDANNSTDQKWVFVPTGDDAGSYSIRTTAGQALDLDTGQNKIQLYHYLGYNNQRWILQKNDDGTTSIISAHHKKALEVSTDGTTLSLSELDPTLDRQKWIITN